The Armatimonadota bacterium genome has a segment encoding these proteins:
- the raiA gene encoding ribosome-associated translation inhibitor RaiA — protein MQITVKGKNIEVTEALQRYAEKKVEKLSKYFHNLTGAIVTQSTQRNWHIVEVTLDGDGKLLRGEERTDNMYASIDAVVEKLEKQLKRFKGKLIHRSHEEHPKDDVTLAGLEDAEETEEQRMPTIVRTKRFPMKPMTADEATLEMEMLNHDFFVFRNGDTDEINVVYKRQDGNYGLIEPEL, from the coding sequence ATGCAAATCACCGTCAAGGGAAAGAACATCGAAGTCACCGAAGCCCTCCAGCGATACGCCGAGAAGAAGGTCGAGAAGCTGAGCAAGTACTTCCACAACCTCACGGGCGCGATCGTGACTCAGAGTACCCAGCGGAACTGGCACATCGTCGAGGTTACCCTGGACGGCGACGGGAAGCTTCTCCGCGGCGAGGAGCGCACCGACAACATGTACGCGTCCATTGACGCGGTCGTCGAGAAGCTCGAAAAGCAGCTCAAGCGCTTCAAGGGCAAGCTGATCCATCGGTCGCACGAGGAGCATCCGAAGGATGACGTCACCCTGGCCGGCCTGGAAGATGCGGAGGAGACCGAGGAGCAGCGGATGCCGACGATCGTCCGCACGAAGCGGTTCCCGATGAAGCCGATGACCGCCGATGAAGCCACTCTCGAGATGGAAATGCTGAACCACGACTTCTTCGTCTTCAGGAACGGCGACACGGACGAGATAAACGTCGTCTACAAGAGGCAGGACGGCAACTACGGCCTGATCGAGCCGGAGTTGTAG
- a CDS encoding MFS transporter, with product MPYYRRNLYILSATIFLTALSWNQVMPFLPLFMQEMGLDKRSLLHWVGIVFALQSSASIVTMPFWGKLGDKYGRKPMAIRAGLCLGAIYYAMTLCQTPLQLAVLRFLNGALTGFVPMSMALIATNTPQDEAPRYIATAQSCSAAGLIVGPAVGGVMAALFGYTGTMWISGTAVLASTLLVALLVKEPNKHEITEQTSLLRDFAISLRSKVLSSIMLTVMVFGIFTAAINPILALHLASLGGKNAPVWLSGVIFSLPPAALMLTAHFWARFGERRGFDRGIQIGMTGSAAAALMLAFTRDIWAFAAVFFVAGIFIAAIGPSTGALICTRVHEEFRGRAYGMQQSATMVGTLIAPLAAAGIGGALGLWSVFAFVGVVSAVGAAVFPMLVRQWHTEPVAARPSEASEVHRPPA from the coding sequence ATGCCGTACTACCGCCGCAATCTCTACATACTCTCGGCCACGATCTTCCTGACCGCGCTGAGCTGGAACCAGGTCATGCCTTTCCTGCCGCTCTTTATGCAGGAGATGGGCCTGGACAAGCGCAGCCTGCTCCACTGGGTCGGCATCGTGTTCGCCCTGCAGTCATCGGCAAGCATCGTCACCATGCCTTTCTGGGGCAAGCTCGGGGACAAGTACGGACGCAAGCCGATGGCCATCCGCGCCGGACTGTGCCTGGGCGCGATCTACTACGCAATGACGCTCTGTCAGACCCCGCTTCAGCTCGCGGTGCTCCGCTTCCTGAACGGCGCGCTGACCGGATTCGTGCCGATGTCCATGGCGCTGATCGCCACGAATACTCCTCAGGACGAGGCCCCGCGCTACATCGCGACCGCGCAGTCCTGCTCGGCCGCGGGGCTGATCGTCGGGCCGGCGGTCGGCGGAGTGATGGCGGCCCTCTTCGGCTACACAGGCACCATGTGGATATCCGGGACGGCGGTCCTGGCGTCTACCCTGCTTGTCGCGCTACTAGTGAAGGAGCCTAACAAGCACGAGATCACCGAGCAGACCAGCCTGCTGCGCGACTTCGCGATATCCCTTCGCTCCAAGGTTCTCAGCTCGATCATGCTCACCGTCATGGTATTCGGGATATTCACGGCGGCTATCAACCCGATCCTCGCCCTGCATCTCGCGAGCCTCGGCGGGAAGAACGCACCGGTCTGGCTCTCGGGGGTGATCTTCTCGCTTCCGCCCGCCGCCCTCATGCTGACGGCGCACTTCTGGGCTCGTTTCGGAGAGAGGCGCGGATTCGATCGGGGAATACAGATCGGCATGACAGGTTCGGCCGCCGCCGCGCTGATGCTGGCGTTCACCCGCGACATCTGGGCCTTCGCGGCGGTGTTCTTCGTCGCGGGCATCTTCATCGCCGCCATCGGACCCTCGACCGGCGCGCTGATCTGCACGAGGGTGCATGAGGAGTTCCGCGGGCGGGCGTATGGTATGCAGCAGTCCGCCACGATGGTCGGCACGCTGATCGCGCCTCTCGCGGCGGCCGGGATCGGCGGGGCGCTCGGGCTGTGGTCGGTCTTCGCGTTCGTCGGGGTCGTGAGCGCCGTCGGCGCGGCCGTCTTCCCGATGCTCGTCCGCCAGTGGCACACCGAGCCTGTCGCTGCCCGGCCGTCCGAAGCCTCGGAGGTACACCGGCCTCCCGCCTAG
- a CDS encoding carbohydrate kinase: MPDVICLGEALIDFIPFESGCSLEDVTAFRKSPGGAPANVAAGLSKLGVPSAFLGKVGDDAFGRFLANTFERNGVDVGGMIFDGSALTGLAFVSLSAEGVPEFMFYRRPSADMLLRPEEIEPSFIRSARAFHYGSITLISEPSKSATEAALRLALEGGLLVSYDPNLRKPLWPDLDEAKKQMLEAMAWPHVVKVSEEELAFLSDTSDLSDGSDRLMKAFPNIEMIAVTLGAQGSYFRTAQAEGSVPAFSVEVVDTTGAGDGFVAGMLSRLLNLISKPDDIAGLSRDDLLRTFRFANAVAGLTTTKPGAITALPNREDVERLMRG; encoded by the coding sequence ATGCCCGATGTGATATGCCTCGGCGAGGCGCTTATAGACTTCATCCCGTTCGAGTCGGGCTGTTCGCTCGAAGACGTGACCGCATTCCGAAAGTCCCCGGGAGGAGCCCCCGCAAACGTCGCCGCAGGACTCTCAAAACTCGGCGTCCCGAGCGCGTTCCTCGGCAAGGTCGGCGACGACGCGTTCGGGCGCTTCCTCGCGAACACGTTCGAGCGGAACGGGGTGGACGTCGGCGGGATGATCTTCGACGGGAGCGCGCTGACAGGCCTCGCGTTCGTATCGCTGAGCGCGGAGGGTGTGCCGGAGTTCATGTTCTACCGCAGACCGAGCGCGGATATGCTCCTCCGCCCGGAGGAGATCGAGCCGTCGTTCATCCGGTCGGCGCGGGCGTTCCACTACGGCTCGATCACCCTGATCAGCGAGCCGAGCAAGTCCGCGACCGAGGCGGCGTTGAGACTCGCGCTCGAGGGCGGCCTGCTGGTCTCCTACGACCCGAATTTGAGGAAGCCGCTGTGGCCCGACCTCGATGAGGCGAAGAAGCAGATGCTCGAGGCGATGGCCTGGCCGCACGTGGTGAAGGTCAGCGAGGAGGAACTCGCATTCCTGTCCGACACGTCCGACCTGTCGGACGGGTCCGACCGCTTGATGAAGGCCTTCCCGAATATTGAGATGATCGCCGTGACCCTCGGCGCTCAGGGAAGCTACTTCCGCACGGCGCAGGCCGAGGGGAGCGTGCCGGCATTCTCCGTCGAAGTGGTTGACACGACCGGCGCGGGCGACGGATTCGTGGCGGGGATGCTCTCGCGCCTGCTCAATCTCATCTCGAAGCCTGACGACATCGCCGGCCTCAGTCGGGACGACCTGCTGCGCACGTTCCGGTTCGCCAACGCCGTCGCGGGCCTCACCACCACCAAGCCCGGCGCGATCACCGCGCTCCCGAACCGGGAGGATGTCGAGCGACTGATGCGGGGTTGA
- a CDS encoding DUF4091 domain-containing protein, protein MTNHFFLALITSALLVSAATASRASDCDLWVEHSAVKVLRDAARPAKASSSARLNAARREWESFQIALRSGAPIRGIEVEASDLRQVKGDGMIPADGVDLKLVAYVPIKTPAVPYPDPLPPLRPFDLKADETQPVFATIKVPADCPPGEYKGSLTVSGVGMKARKVPVSLRVWGFALPVTSRCATAFGIWMQYVGPQHGLKEGDPKLDELHKKYYEFLLDHKISAYNIPVNLKSPEAKAYLEDPRMTSYVIPYSADDAELKETVRRLIENDWFRKGYFYPIDEPFTRESYDQMLAMTKRLRSIEPNYRIVVPFFRGPDWDESKTIYDYALGEINIWCPNEHYLDLQERTRPWLRDRRNAGDDVWWYVCCGPGSPYSNFFVEMPAAAHRMLFWHQKRENIDGLLYWATTYWNPDTGCADPWKTMVTVSNINPDIHGDGSLLYPGKAVGVDGPVSSLRLEVIRDGIEDFDLLCLADETLGKDATRGFIRGIAKSLTEYETDPWKIERARVQLGDAIEAKLRD, encoded by the coding sequence ATGACGAACCACTTCTTCCTGGCACTGATCACCTCCGCGCTTCTGGTCTCCGCCGCGACCGCAAGCAGAGCATCCGACTGCGACCTGTGGGTGGAGCACTCCGCGGTCAAGGTCCTGCGAGATGCCGCCCGGCCTGCGAAGGCATCGTCCTCAGCCAGACTCAACGCGGCGCGGCGCGAGTGGGAGTCGTTCCAGATCGCGCTTCGATCCGGCGCGCCGATCCGGGGCATCGAGGTCGAGGCGTCCGATCTCAGGCAGGTCAAGGGCGACGGGATGATCCCCGCCGACGGCGTTGACCTGAAACTAGTGGCTTACGTCCCGATCAAGACGCCCGCCGTCCCCTACCCCGACCCGCTACCGCCTCTCAGACCCTTCGACCTGAAGGCCGACGAGACCCAGCCGGTTTTCGCGACGATCAAGGTCCCGGCGGACTGCCCTCCCGGGGAGTACAAGGGAAGCCTGACGGTGTCCGGGGTCGGAATGAAGGCCCGCAAGGTGCCTGTCAGCCTGCGGGTGTGGGGCTTCGCACTGCCCGTGACGTCCAGGTGCGCGACCGCATTCGGCATCTGGATGCAGTACGTGGGGCCACAGCACGGGCTCAAGGAAGGCGACCCGAAGCTGGACGAGCTGCACAAGAAGTACTATGAGTTTCTGCTCGACCACAAGATTTCGGCGTACAATATCCCGGTCAACCTGAAGTCGCCCGAAGCGAAGGCCTACCTCGAGGACCCGCGTATGACCTCCTACGTCATCCCCTACTCGGCCGACGATGCCGAACTGAAGGAGACGGTGCGGCGCCTCATCGAGAACGACTGGTTCAGGAAGGGCTATTTCTACCCGATCGACGAGCCGTTTACCCGGGAGTCTTACGACCAGATGCTTGCGATGACGAAGCGCCTGCGTTCCATCGAGCCGAACTACCGGATCGTCGTGCCGTTCTTCCGGGGCCCGGACTGGGACGAGAGCAAGACGATCTACGACTATGCGCTGGGCGAGATCAACATCTGGTGCCCGAACGAGCACTACCTCGACCTCCAGGAGCGCACCAGGCCCTGGCTCCGGGACAGGCGGAACGCGGGCGACGACGTCTGGTGGTACGTGTGCTGCGGGCCGGGATCGCCTTACAGCAACTTCTTCGTGGAGATGCCGGCGGCGGCGCACCGCATGCTCTTCTGGCACCAGAAGCGCGAGAACATTGACGGCCTGCTGTATTGGGCGACGACCTACTGGAACCCCGATACAGGATGCGCCGACCCGTGGAAGACGATGGTCACCGTGAGCAACATCAACCCGGACATCCACGGCGACGGGTCGCTGCTCTACCCGGGGAAGGCCGTGGGCGTGGACGGGCCGGTGAGTTCCCTGCGGCTCGAGGTGATACGCGACGGCATCGAGGACTTCGATCTCCTATGCCTGGCGGACGAGACCCTCGGCAAGGACGCGACTCGCGGGTTCATCCGCGGCATCGCGAAGAGCCTGACGGAGTACGAGACCGACCCGTGGAAGATCGAGCGCGCGCGCGTTCAGCTCGGCGATGCGATCGAAGCGAAGCTCAGGGATTGA
- a CDS encoding tryptophan-rich sensory protein, with amino-acid sequence MKQELRVTALSVVVIVLAVAAVALIGGYFSSMNRDWYDKLNYPPLKPPNWAFPVAWNIIFTLSIVSTALIWNTRPHTGRTGLAIGLLILNGVINVVWSALFFGNRLLLPAVIDAALLCLSVIAIMIAAWPISRWASILLIPYAGWTGFATALTWWIWRLNP; translated from the coding sequence ATGAAACAGGAACTCAGGGTCACCGCTCTCTCAGTCGTCGTCATCGTGCTCGCCGTCGCCGCCGTCGCGCTGATCGGCGGCTACTTCAGCTCGATGAACCGGGACTGGTACGACAAGCTGAACTACCCGCCCCTGAAGCCGCCGAACTGGGCGTTCCCCGTCGCGTGGAACATCATCTTCACGCTCTCGATCGTCTCGACGGCGCTGATCTGGAACACGCGCCCGCATACGGGTCGCACCGGCCTGGCGATCGGCCTGCTGATCCTGAACGGGGTAATCAACGTCGTGTGGTCGGCGCTCTTCTTCGGCAACAGGCTGCTCCTGCCCGCCGTGATTGACGCGGCTCTCCTCTGCCTCTCCGTCATCGCGATCATGATCGCCGCGTGGCCGATCTCCCGCTGGGCCTCGATCCTGCTTATCCCTTACGCAGGCTGGACCGGCTTCGCCACCGCGCTCACCTGGTGGATCTGGCGCCTCAATCCCTGA
- a CDS encoding family 10 glycosylhydrolase gives MRHRYTTALVLLFAALLPTPAPADEFRSILVDAWYWASGYAIVSPTATQDTVDRIKSWNCNVILMQVRKRCDAYYISSLEPTGTQPSPDPGYDPLADMVAKAHAQGMEVHTWVVPYRAWTYATPPPHTTPEQVYYLHPEWLSQYANGDTLWDGRYSSLDPGIPAVEDYLIGVFMDIVQRYDIDGFMLDYIRYYNTAWGYNPTAVARFNAEYGRTGLPSSTDPVWCQWRRDQVSNLVKRLYLEVKSVKPQLKVGALVWKTAASGYSDVLQDWDRWMTNHWLDYTSPMNYTGDNATFHTNALDSLSRGYGHHIYMGMSGSENPISTTIWQIEDEQSIGFPGMHFYNYAQPDAGMPNQDGFRDALLAGPFPTQVSVPAMPWLITPTKGFLKGFIRDEGGAAVYPATATVVGLGLSDKNSGTGFYGFSEVAPGTYTVRVTSPGCIPAERQVTITAGQVASLDFTLVRDSVAPVISNVRAENVQGTHAQIKWDTDDESTSQVEYGPTTAYGAVTAEDMLRATSHSVQLVDLTPLTTYHFRVRSYDAARNVAESSDYTFTTTAGDLIPDIVIDNLDPGCSTYGTWWTGSIAGKYGTDYYYATTADPTRYATFTPTILSAGFYDVYIWYTQSSNRSAQAKWRVYCDGGMQESRVNEQVNGGKWVLLAVNKPFSCGSAGYVATYSDTGDTSTMVIIADAVKFVFEGITIPAAKRRPNGSEIVLIGKVASACFGDHFYICEGREDQVSGIRVSGTPPAEGSLVDVSGTLNTMDGERVLIFPTIAASVGPGAPEPLFMVGRAVGGGRLNDYTDGVAGGIGLNNIGLLISTIGAVTFAGTGYFYVDDGSGVTDNSGHLGVKALGTAPIGKHVRLTGISSCFESGTDVYRQIEATQVTLLD, from the coding sequence ATGCGCCACAGATACACAACCGCGCTTGTTCTTCTGTTCGCAGCGCTCCTGCCGACGCCCGCGCCCGCCGACGAGTTCCGATCGATACTCGTGGACGCATGGTACTGGGCGTCGGGGTACGCGATCGTCAGCCCGACCGCGACTCAGGACACGGTGGACAGGATCAAGTCCTGGAACTGCAACGTGATCCTGATGCAGGTCCGCAAGCGGTGTGACGCCTACTACATATCGTCGCTCGAACCGACAGGGACTCAACCCTCCCCCGATCCCGGCTACGATCCTCTGGCGGACATGGTGGCGAAGGCGCATGCGCAGGGCATGGAGGTCCACACGTGGGTCGTGCCGTACAGAGCCTGGACGTACGCGACGCCTCCTCCGCACACCACGCCCGAGCAGGTATACTACCTGCACCCCGAATGGCTCAGCCAGTATGCGAACGGCGACACGCTCTGGGACGGCCGCTATTCGAGCCTCGATCCAGGGATTCCGGCCGTCGAGGACTACCTGATCGGCGTATTCATGGACATCGTCCAGCGCTACGACATAGACGGCTTCATGCTCGACTACATCAGGTACTACAACACCGCGTGGGGGTACAATCCCACCGCGGTCGCAAGGTTCAACGCGGAATACGGCCGGACCGGCCTTCCCTCCAGCACCGATCCCGTCTGGTGCCAGTGGCGCAGAGACCAGGTATCGAACCTGGTGAAGCGCCTCTACCTCGAGGTCAAGTCCGTGAAGCCGCAACTCAAGGTCGGGGCGCTCGTGTGGAAGACGGCGGCCTCGGGATACTCCGACGTTCTCCAGGACTGGGACCGCTGGATGACGAATCACTGGCTGGACTACACCTCCCCGATGAACTACACAGGGGACAACGCGACTTTCCACACCAACGCCCTTGACAGCCTGTCGCGCGGTTATGGCCACCACATCTACATGGGAATGAGCGGCAGTGAGAACCCGATCAGCACCACGATCTGGCAGATCGAGGACGAGCAGAGCATCGGATTCCCGGGCATGCACTTCTACAACTACGCACAGCCGGACGCAGGGATGCCAAACCAGGATGGCTTCAGGGATGCGCTGCTCGCGGGCCCATTCCCAACCCAGGTGTCCGTTCCGGCCATGCCCTGGCTCATCACTCCGACCAAGGGCTTCCTGAAGGGCTTCATCCGAGATGAGGGCGGCGCGGCGGTATACCCGGCCACGGCGACTGTAGTAGGCTTGGGACTGAGTGACAAGAACTCCGGCACCGGATTCTACGGCTTTTCGGAAGTCGCGCCGGGGACGTACACGGTCCGCGTGACTTCTCCCGGGTGCATCCCTGCCGAACGCCAGGTCACGATCACGGCGGGCCAGGTGGCATCACTCGATTTCACGCTCGTGCGAGACTCGGTCGCCCCGGTCATCTCGAACGTTCGAGCCGAGAACGTGCAGGGAACGCATGCGCAGATCAAGTGGGATACCGACGACGAGTCCACGAGCCAGGTGGAGTATGGACCGACAACGGCCTATGGCGCGGTGACGGCGGAGGACATGCTTCGCGCAACCTCACATTCTGTTCAACTAGTAGACCTGACGCCGCTCACGACCTACCACTTCCGGGTCAGATCGTACGATGCGGCCAGGAATGTCGCCGAGTCCTCGGATTACACCTTCACCACAACCGCCGGTGATCTCATTCCCGATATCGTGATTGACAACCTCGACCCGGGCTGCTCGACCTATGGTACTTGGTGGACCGGCTCGATCGCGGGCAAGTACGGAACGGATTACTATTATGCCACCACCGCCGATCCGACGAGATACGCAACCTTCACGCCGACCATCCTCAGCGCCGGCTTCTACGATGTATACATCTGGTACACCCAGTCGAGCAACCGGAGCGCTCAGGCGAAATGGCGCGTCTACTGCGACGGCGGGATGCAGGAGTCCCGCGTGAACGAGCAGGTCAACGGCGGAAAGTGGGTCCTGCTGGCCGTGAACAAGCCCTTCTCATGCGGATCGGCGGGCTACGTGGCAACCTACAGCGACACCGGCGACACCTCCACCATGGTCATCATCGCCGACGCGGTCAAGTTCGTGTTCGAGGGAATCACCATACCTGCGGCGAAGCGCCGCCCGAACGGCAGTGAGATCGTGCTGATCGGCAAGGTCGCGAGCGCATGCTTCGGCGACCACTTCTACATCTGCGAGGGCAGAGAGGACCAGGTTTCGGGCATCCGAGTGAGCGGTACTCCTCCGGCGGAAGGCAGCCTTGTCGACGTCAGCGGCACGCTGAACACTATGGACGGCGAGCGAGTCCTGATCTTCCCCACCATAGCCGCGAGCGTCGGGCCGGGAGCCCCGGAGCCGCTGTTCATGGTCGGCAGAGCCGTCGGCGGCGGAAGGCTGAACGACTATACCGATGGGGTCGCCGGCGGAATCGGCCTGAACAACATTGGGCTGTTGATCTCGACCATCGGCGCGGTCACTTTCGCGGGGACGGGTTACTTCTACGTGGATGACGGATCGGGCGTGACCGACAACTCCGGACACTTGGGCGTGAAGGCGCTCGGCACGGCTCCCATCGGTAAGCACGTGAGGCTCACCGGCATCAGCTCCTGCTTCGAATCTGGCACCGATGTCTACAGGCAGATCGAGGCGACCCAGGTCACGCTGCTCGACTGA